A part of Setaria viridis chromosome 8, Setaria_viridis_v4.0, whole genome shotgun sequence genomic DNA contains:
- the LOC117834150 gene encoding uncharacterized protein, with product MELGYGVGVLQEAAVHEGVGEAAMAGLGNRLLVTPSDLPPLAMADSKKKYRAREIEFLGQQRHIVLQDVGGWSHLVEVVNVLLLGDELPEGIIFQSKAHGEKYIEKYMIENLLDTCLVRRLQTLVKLGTLTRAQVDQHLPEYRKVIVSLSETFTIYPKFTRTNDFEETSDKLLYNALGIAIYHGWLMNPQDTDTSEAVGIESSAKLIIEADELMKSESKGKTDRWSLLQSIWNNQFTSYGFAHLCNDVPEGVVCLLYRDERINVLYKHKGMLHVLVTAQDVLQNYPDALWRKLEKIYKHTHI from the exons ATGGAGCTAGGCTATGGGGTTGGAGTTCTGCAGGAGGCTGCAGTGCACGAGGGCGTCGGGGAGGCAGCCATGGCGGGGCTGGGGAATCG CTTGCTCGTGACTCCTTCCGACCTGCCCCCCTTAGCAATGGCAGACTCTAAGAAAAAGTACAGGGCACGTGAAATTGAGTTCCTTGGTCAACAAAGGCACATTGTTCTGCAAGATGTTGGTGGATGGTCTCACCTCGTGGAAGTGGTCAATGTTCTTCTCCTCGGAGATGAATTACCAGAAGGAATCATATTTCAGAGCAAAGCTCATGGTGAGAAGTATATTGAAAAGTACATGATAGAGAATTTGCTAGACACCTGTTTGGTGAGGAGACTGCAAACACTGGTGAAGCTTGGTACACTTACTCGAGCTCAGGTGGATCAACACTTGCCAGAGTATCGGAAGGTCATCGTTTCCCTCTCCGAGACATTCACTATATATCCCAAATTCACAAG GACCAACGACTTTGAGGAAACCTCGGATAAACTTTTGTATAATGCTTTGGGCATTGCTATTTATCACGGATGGCTGATGAACCCTCAG gaTACCGATACCAGCGAAGCAGTTGGCATTGAAAGTTCTGCGAAGTTGATTATCGAAGCTGACGAGTTGATGAAATCTGAATCCAAAGGCAAAACTGACAGATGGTCACTTCTTCAAAGTATTTGGAACAACCAGTTCACTTCGTATGG GTTTGCTCATTTGTGTAATGATGTCCCAGAAGGGGTTGTGTGTCTGTTATACAGGGATGAAAGAATCAATGTGCTGTACAAG CATAAAGGAATGTTGCATGTTCTAGTGACTGCTCAAGACGTATTGCAAAATTATCCTGATGCTCTGTGGAGGAAGTTGGAGAAG ATTTACAAGCATACACACATCTAG
- the LOC117841358 gene encoding uncharacterized protein, which yields MADSKKKYRAREIEFLGQQRHIVLQDVGGWSPLVEVVNVLLLRDELPEGIIFQSKAHGEKYIEKYMMESVLDTCLVRRLQTRVKLGTLTRAQVDKHLPEFRKVIVSLSETFTIYPKFTRTNDFEDTPDKLMYNALGIAIYHGWLMNPQDTDTSEAVGIESSAKLIIEADELIKSESKGKTDRLSLLQSIWNNQFTSYGFAHLCNDVPEGVLCLLYRDERINVLYKHKGMLHVLVTAQDVLENYPDALWRKLEKVDEDGDLLTSSFGPINVTWRQNEQNLIEDERKAVKQKETRRLKNAKKRGRRKDKKNTVTQDESGEANKDLGDEAEANTAGDRGPASPKDGVLSPSQDNMLRDGFMKFLKEYLLDGKSYFRDQVELMHLKGTSHLIICYGWIKTYDKELAVSICSNYFRAAEDLKLCFCDYFHSIIQENSVDTDKVELYTKIKLTICCLPLRT from the exons ATGGCAGACTCTAAGAAAAAGTACAGGGCACGTGAAATTGAGTTCCTTGGTCAACAAAGGCACATTGTTCTTCAAGATGTTGGTGGATGGTCTCCcctcgttgaagtggtcaatgTTCTTCTCCTCAGAGATGAATTACCAGAAGGAATCATATTTCAGAGCAAAGCTCATGGTGAGAAGTATATTGAAAAGTACATGATGGAGAGTGTGCTAGACACCTGTTTGGTGAGGAGACTGCAAACACGGGTGAAGCTTGGTACACTTACTCGAGCTCAGGTGGATAAACACTTGCCAGAGTTTCGGAAGGTCATCGTTTCCCTCTCCGAGACATTCACTATATATCCCAAATTCACAAG GACCAACGACTTTGAGGATACCCCAGATAAACTTATGTATAATGCTTTGGGCATTGCTATTTATCACGGATGGCTGATGAACCCTCAG gaTACCGATACCAGCGAAGCAGTTGGCATTGAAAGTTCTGCGAAGTTGATTATCGAAGCTGACGAGTTGATCAAATCTGAATCCAAAGGCAAAACTGACAGATTGTCACTTCTTCAAAGTATTTGGAACAACCAGTTCACGTCGTATGG GTTTGCTCATTTGTGTAATGATGTCCCAGAAGGGGTTTTGTGTCTGTTATACAGGGATGAAAGAATCAATGTGTTGTACAAG CATAAAGGAATGTTGCATGTTCTAGTGACTGCTCAAGACGTATTGGAAAATTATCCTGATGCACTGTGGAGGAAGTTGGAGAAG GTTGACGAAGATGGTGATCTACTGACGAGCTCCTTTGGTCCAATAAATGTAACCTGGCGTCAAAATGAACAAAATCTGATCGAAGATGAGAGGAAAGCTGTAAAAca GAAAGAAACCCGCCGCTTGAAAAATGCGAAGAAGCGTGGGAgaagaaaagataaaaagaacACGGTAACACAAGATGAAAGTGGGGAGGCAAATAAAGATCTTGGTGATGAAGCGGAAGCCAATACAGCTGGAGATAGAGGACCAGCCTCACCAAAAGATGGAGTTTTAAGCCCTTCCCAAGATAATATGTTGAGGGATGGATTTATGAAATTTTTAAAGGA GTATCTACTTGATGGAAAATCGTACTTCAGGGATCAAGTGGAATTGATGCATTTGAAAGGCACTTCCCATTTGATCATTTGTTATGGTTGGATTAAGACATATGACAAAGAGCTTGCAGTATCTATTTGCAGTAACTACTTTAG gGCTGCAGAGGATCTGAAGCTATGCTTTTGTGATTATTTTCATTCAATAATCCAAGAAAATTCTGTTGACACGGATAAAGTTGAACTGTATACAAAGATCAAGCTTACAATTTGCTGCTTGCCTCTACGTACATAA